Genomic window (Sphingomonas japonica):
CGTCGATATCGGCGGGCAGGCGGTGTTCGAAGCTCTCCATCCCCGCCGCGACCGTCGCCTTGCCCTTCGATCGCACATAGACCGCCGAGGCCGCGTCCTCGCCGACCAGCACCACCGCCAGCCCGGGCACGCGCCCGGCCGCGGCGCGGAACCGCGCCACGCCCTCGCCCACCCGCGCGCGCAGGCGCAGCGCGAACGCCTTGCCGTCGATCAGTTCGGCGGTCACTCCGGCGCTTCCGGTCAGATCGCGTACGGCGCGGTCGCGCGGTACGCGGCGGGCAGCAGCACGCTGTCGAGGATGAGGATGATCAGCAACACGACCATCGGCGACAGATCGAGCGTGCCGAAATCGGGCAGGATGCGGCGGATCGGCCGATAGACCGGCTCGGTCAGCCGATCGAGCCCGGTCCACAGCGAGCGCACGAAATCGTTCGACATGTTGATGACGTTGAACATCATCAGCCACGACAGGATCACCTGGACGATGATGATCCACCACGCGACGTTGACGAGGATCGAGATGATGTCGAGGATCAGGTTCAAGCGCGGTCTCCGTGGGCGTCGCCTAGCGAGTAGCGGAAACCCCGCTAGCGCTTCAAGGTAGGAAGCGCGCTACTTGCGCACCAGCGTGCCCGCCCCTTGCCGCGTGAAGATTTCCAGCAGCATCCCGTGCGGCGTGCGCCCGTCGAGGATGACTGCGGCGTCCACGCCCGCCTCGACCGCCTTGACGCAGGTCTCTACCTTGGGGATCATTCCGCCCGAAATCGTGCCATCGG
Coding sequences:
- a CDS encoding YggT family protein, whose translation is MNLILDIISILVNVAWWIIIVQVILSWLMMFNVINMSNDFVRSLWTGLDRLTEPVYRPIRRILPDFGTLDLSPMVVLLIILILDSVLLPAAYRATAPYAI